The Argentina anserina chromosome 5, drPotAnse1.1, whole genome shotgun sequence genome includes the window GAATTACTGATACAAATAAGCGGgtctttttattatttggcaaTCAAGTGTAGTCTTGCACTCTCACTTTATTAACTGTGTAAAATCATCGCCCTGTTTAGTTCGTGTCTACGTTCGATCATAACTTCATAAGCGGCCTTAAACTTCGAAGTCCAGAAACTagtttcaacaaaaaaagtcCCGGGACATTATTGTTTATAGAAATAAGAAAGAAGCGAAAGGATACTACGTACACTAATTGGGAGTCAAATTGGATTTCTTTGGCCTATGAAGTCAAATAAAGGCTAATATATGACAATAATTCACTTATTTTGTTGGTGAGTTGCATTATATGGTAACAGTGGTAGGTGGAAACCTAGCTACATCAAGAAGAAAAGTCTAATTTAAAAGGCATGGAATACTTATCTTCCATGTACGTACATCGTAAGAGACTCCATGTGAGTTTGATTTTTAGCTCTTGTCGTAATCGAGCAACTATGGAataaccacctccaaccttCCCACTCATTATATAAAGCCATGAACTGGAGTGAGCTCGAAACTCACAACTTGCTCTATCTAGCTACTAGCATAAGCGATCATCCTTTTCCGGCCTCTGCCTCATTCTCTTTGGGATTAGTCTCCTCTGCTTGCATTACAGAGACACAATGGGAGTTAGaagttttattgtttttgtttccttcttcatgTTGTTCCTTTCTTTATCTTCAGCCTTCCCTAAACATAAGAAACAGTATAAACCATGCAAACACCTAGTACTCTACTTCCATGACATTATCTACAATGGCAAGAACGCTGCCAATGCCACATCTGCAATTGTAGCAGCACCTCAAGGAGCCAATATGACCATCTTGGCTCCCCAATTCCACTTCGGGAACATTGCTGTTTTCGATGATCCCATCACCCTTGACAACAATCTGCACTCAAAGCCTGTGGGCAGGGCACAAGGCATGTACTTCTATGATACAAAGAACACCTACACCGCGTGGCTTGGTTTCTCGTTTTCTTTGAACACCACAGCCTACCAAGGTAGCATAAACTTCATCGGAGCCGATCCTCTTATGAATAAAACTAGAGATATATCCATTGTAGGTGGCACCGGAGACTTTTTCATGCACAGGGGAGTTGCAACCATCATGACTGATGCGTTTGAAGGTGAAGTATACTTCAGGCTCCGGGTTGACATCAACTTTTACGAGTGTTGGTAAATTGAATGCATGTTTTTAAGGCTTTTATCAGTTCCGAGTTATGTCAAATGTGAGAATGGTGTTCAAATATGTTGGGTCTGTTTCATTCTAGTGTGCTTAAATTTAGTTCTGAATTAGTCAATCAGCAAGTAAAAGATAAATTTACAGTCCATTTTGTACTTTCATGTCCATCAATAAACAGATTAACTGATCAAGTATGATCTTAATTTTCCAAATATAtggtttcttttttcttttttgaaatgacaaatatatgggttttttttgtaataaaaTATATGGTTTTTGTGTGAAGAGTAATTCTGGAAAACGCCCGCCATTAATGGCAGGGACAGCCAGGTCAACTTATAGGAAGACTTCTCTTTTCAAGGCCTAATCATCATGGGATCGCTTCCATGTTCAGTATCGATGATCTCTTCATGCGAGCGCAGGTATTGAAGGTATGAACCAAAATCCCCCGAACCTGAGTCTTGTTGTACGTAACAAATGGTAACATCAACTAAAAGACCATGTATACGCATGGGCGGATCCATGTGGTAGGTTGTCTGGCCCAGACAGAGTTGAAGAATATATAATATGTTAATACACATAAGTAATGAAAGTAGTGATGGTTCAGTTAGTAAACTACCTAATTTATTTTCCTCTATGTCTAAGGTTCGAATCATCTTTCTAGCATTTCTCATCTACTTAGTTTTTTTATCTAAACCCTACATATATTTTTCTCTAAACGCTTAAGGTATGatatacatttttttcttttccttcccTTTTGCTTTCTATGGTACATATATTTTGAAAGAATGTTTTGCTAAATTTGAACTTTCAATTATATGAATTCTGAAAatgttttcttatatatatc containing:
- the LOC126794870 gene encoding disease resistance response protein 206-like — translated: MGVRSFIVFVSFFMLFLSLSSAFPKHKKQYKPCKHLVLYFHDIIYNGKNAANATSAIVAAPQGANMTILAPQFHFGNIAVFDDPITLDNNLHSKPVGRAQGMYFYDTKNTYTAWLGFSFSLNTTAYQGSINFIGADPLMNKTRDISIVGGTGDFFMHRGVATIMTDAFEGEVYFRLRVDINFYECW